In one window of Mercurialis annua linkage group LG4, ddMerAnnu1.2, whole genome shotgun sequence DNA:
- the LOC126678047 gene encoding chloride channel protein CLC-e — METHFVAHQYHPLPPLNLCPSPFIFLSSNSKHKCKSLSLSLNHKILRICNATSTPDSGSTSPGAPPPFPNEQQPNSGNSGIIVSSCVVGLLTGLAVVLFNNGVGEIRDLFWDGIPYRGASWLREEPLQSIWPRVVFVPACGGMLVSFCNTIRSTVDDDNNSSSSSSSRLSGVLSPFLKAVAACLTLGTGNSLGPEGPSVEIGSSIAKGVASLTLSSRQSQTKLSLLAAGSAAGISSGFNAAVAGCFFAVESVLWPSSADKSASLTNTTSMVIISSVVASVVSEVGLGSEPAFLVPGYDFRSIGELPLYLLLGVLCGLVSLALSKCTSFMLSAFNNLHTDIGIPRPVFPVAGGLAVGMLALAYPEILYWGFENVDILLESRPFVKGLPAELLVQLVGVKIVATSLCRASGLVGGFYAPSLFIGAATGMAYGKLIAIAVSQFNPAFQLSFFEVASPQAYGLVGMAATLAGVCQVPLTAVLLLFELTQDYRIVLPLLGAVGLSSWITSGQSRRDVKETRNRITINQPEIHASVEYGQSSGSLLPEKAPNASNLCEVESSLCVDDSRTEIEEYKTRIIVSEAMRTRFITVCMSTLITEAVSLMLSEKQSCAMIVDDNNVLLGLLTLGNIEGFSRTTKAKTEGNKELLVSEICSFDGGKCQVPWTAKPSMDLFSVQIMMDRLGISEVPVVSEHAQDYKGQPVGLLDRECINVTCRALATRESLM; from the exons ATGGAAACTCATTTTGTCGCCCACCAATACCATCCTCTCCCTCCTCTAAATCTTTGTCCTTCTCCCTTCATTTTCCTGAGTTCCAATTCCAAACACAAATGTAAATCTTTGTCCTTGTCTCTAAATCACAAAATTCTCAGAATTTGCAATGCTACCAGTACACCTGATTCTGGAAGTACCAGTCCTGGAGCTCCACCACCATTCCCAAACGAACAGCAACCCAACAGTGGAAATTCTGGAATTATAGTTTCATCCTGTGTTGTTGGTCTCCTCACTGGCCTAGCTGTTGTGCTGTTCAACAATGGAGTAGGTGAAATCCGTGATCTTTTCTGGGATGGCATTCCATACAGAGGTGCATCCTGGCTCAGAGAAGAGCCTCTTCAATCTATCTGGCCTCGCGTCGTCTTCGTTCCTGCCTGCGGAGGCATGCTCGTGAGCTTCTGCAACACCATTCGATCAACCGTTGATGATGACAacaacagcagcagcagcagcagcagcagattGTCTGGTGTTTTAAGCCCCTTTCTCAAGGCAGTGGCAGCTTGTTTGACTCTTGGTACTGGGAATTCGCTTGGACCAGAAGGTCCAAGTGTGGAGATTGGGTCTTCCATTGCTAAAGGAGTTGCTTCTCTCACTCTTTCTTCTCGCCAATCTCAGACCAAGCTCTCCCTTTTAGCTGCCGGCTCTGCTGCTGGCATCTCTTCTG GATTTAATGCTGCTGTTGCCGGTTGTTTCTTTGCTGTTGAGTCGGTGCTGTGGCCGTCCTCCGCAGATAAGTCTGCCTCACTCACTAACACTACTTCAATGGTTATAATTAGTTCCGTAGTAGCTTCTGTCGTGTCTGAAGTTGGTCTTGGCTCTGAACCCGCCTTTTTGGTCCCCGGCTATGACTTTCGCTCCATTGGTG AACTCCCATTGTACCTGTTGCTGGGTGTCCTGTGTGGTTTGGTGTCGTTGGCTCTATCCAAATGTACATCATTTATGCTGTCAGCTTTCAACAATCTTCACACGGATATTGGCATCCCAAGGCCCGTGTTCCCTGTGGCCGGGGGCCTAGCAGTTGGGATGCTTGCCTTGGCTTATCCTGAGATCCTCTACTGGGGTTTCGAAAATGTCGACATTCTTCTGGAATCTAGGCCATTTGTGAAAGGCCTCCCTGCAGAGCTGCTGGTTCAGCTTGTGGGAGTAAAGATAGTTGCAACGTCTTTGTGCCGGGCATCTGGATTAGTCGGAGGTTTTTATGCACCGTCGCTCTTTATTGGTGCAGCAACAGGAATGGCATATGGGAAACTGATTGCTATCGCAGTTTCTCAGTTCAATCCAGCATTTCAGCTTTCCTTCTTCGAAGTTGCATCACCACAAGCATATGGCCTG GTAGGAATGGCTGCAACACTTGCAGGAGTGTGTCAGGTGCCTCTTACTGCAGTTTTACTGCTTTTCGAATTGACACAAGACTATCGAATAGTTCTCCCACTTCTAGGAGCTGTTGGGTTGTCCTCATGGATTACATCTGGACAATCAAGAAGAGACGTGAAGGAAACCAGAAATAGAATTACGATTAATCAACCTGAAATACATGCTTCTGTCGAATATGGACAATCTTCTGGTTCTTTACTACCTGAGAAGGCTCCTAATGCAAGTAACCTTTGTGAAGTTGAAAGTTCTCTTTGTGTAGATGATTCTAGAACTGAAATTGAAGAGTATAAGACGAGGATTATTGTTTCAGAAGCTATGAGAACACGTTTTATAACAGTTTGCATGAGCACTTTGATTACTGAAGCAGTGAGTCTCATGCTTTCAGAGAAGCAGTCTTGTGCAATGATTGTTGATGACAACAATGTTTTACTTGGTTTACTGACTCTTGGAAACATTGAAGGATTTAGCAGAACTACCAAAGCAAAAACTGAGGGGAACAAG GAGCTTTTAGTATCTGAAATATGTTCATTTGATGGGGGGAAATGCCAAGTGCCATGGACTGCTAAGCCTAGCATGGACCTTTTCTCTGTGCAAATCATGATGGATAGGTTAGGTATTAGTGAGGTTCCAGTTGTTTCAGAGCATGCTCAAGACTACAAAGGGCAACCAGTTGGCCTTTTAGATAGAGAATGCATTAACGTTACTTGCAG AGCTCTAGCTACCAGAGAATCCCTCATGTGA